GCGAGCGCGCTCGATCTCGTCTTCGAGGATTCCGAAGACGTGCTTGCGCAGGGCGACCACCGCGGGGGCGACGTCGAGCTCTTCGCGCGACTCGCCGAAGGTGCGGGCGGCGCGGCCGACGATCTCGCGGGCGGCATCCGTGGCTCCGAGCTCTTCGAGCGGAGCGTGGATGCGAATGGTCTCGAGGTCGAGCAGGTCGACGCCGGGCACCTCGGCGACGTCGGGGGCGACGTTGCGGGGAAGACCCAGGTCGACGACGAGCTGGCGTGCGCCCGGCTTGAGCCCGTCGGAAGCGGATGCCGCGAGCACGGCGCGGCCCTCGGTGAGCACCGCTTTGTCGACCACGTGGTGCTCGACCGTGGTGCACGTGACGATGACGTCGGCGCTCGCCGCGGCGACCGCGTAGTCGGCCTTGGTCACAGCGTCGATCGCGTGGCTGGCCGCGAACTTGCCCGCGCGGCCCGAGGGAGAGTACACGCGCACGTCGATCGCGCCGCGCTCGCGCAGTGCCGCGAGCGACGCGCCGGCGTAGCGGCCGGTGCCGACGAGCAGCACCCGGGCCTCGGCCCAGTCGGGCACGCGGCTCTCGGCGAGGTCGAGGGCGAGGCGCACGAGCGAGCGGCCTGCGCCGCCGATGCCGGTCTGGTTCTTCACGCGGCGTGAAGTCTGCGAGGCACGCTGGAAGAGGCGCTCGAGGTCGGGGGTCGTCGTGCCCTCGGCACGGGCGCGCTCGAGCGAACGGCGCACCTGGCCGGCGATCTCGCCCTCGCCGATGACGACGGATTCGAGCCCGGATGCCACGGCGAACAGGTGGCCGGCCACGGCGTTGCCATGCACGAAGCCGAAGGTCGTGCGCAGCTCTTCGGGCTCGAGGCCGGCAGCCGTGCCCACCGCGCGGATCGCCTCGTGCACGAGCGGAACCGGCGACGATCCCTCAGGCGCGTCGAGGTCGAGGTAGGCCTCGAAGCGATTGCAGGTGGCCACTACGACGGCGCCCTGAACCGCATCGTCGACCGCGAGGATGCGCGGCGCGGCGTGTTCCGCGTTCGCCGAAAGACGCTCGAGTGTGTCGAACCCGGCGTTCTTGTGACTCGCGGTGAGGCAGATGAGCACGAGACGATTCTACCCGCCGTCGAATCCGCTTTTGCCGTGGCGCGTCATCGGGTGAATCGAGCGGATGTCGCGCAGCTCAGCGCATCGCCAATTGCGACCTCGACCGACCCAGCGAGGTCGGTGCCGTCGTGGGGCGCAGGTCGAGGCCCTCGGCCTTCAGCGCGTCGCGGTGCTTGGCTTTCCAGCTGCGCACGACCGCGTAGAACGGGGCTTCGCTGAGCGCGAACGAGCCCGGGCGTTCGGTGCCGAGCATGATCGGCAACTCGACGCTCGTGCCGCCGCGGCGCACGCGCATTACGAGCACCGGGACGAGAGACGTGCCCACCACGATCGTGTCGCTGCGGATGTTACGCACCTCGCGCCACGGGAACTGAATCGCGCGCTGCGGCCGGCGCCCGCCGTTCCAGAAAGAGATGCCGAAGGGGTCGACGACGATCGAATAGCGTCGCGCGAGCTGCACTTCGCGCGACCCCTCGGGCAGAAGGTCGTTCAGGCTGCGCACGAGCATCCGGCTCCGGATGCCGCAGCTCACCTCGCCCCGCATGGTCGCCTCGAGCGCCGCTCGTCGCGAGCGGGCGCGGGCAAGATCGTTGAGGTGCATGAACAGCCAGACGAACGCGCCGATCGCCACGATCGCGACGAAGCTGGCGGCGGCACGAGGGCCGGGCACCGGTGGCAGCAGGGTCATCAGCCGGTCGAGGAACGACGAGCCGGCGATGATGCCGCCGATGAGGAGCGCCGCAGCGGCGGCGATCACCGCGGTGAGGCCGCGACGGTGGGGCGCGGCGACGTTCATCGCTCGACCACCCGGCATCTGGACACGGGCGGACCTGGCGGCGAGGTCAGGTGTGATTCAACGGGTCGGGGGCACAGCACGATATCGGGCATGTCTTCTCCGTGGGGGGCGGAGGCGCGTCATCGGGAACTCGGCGCGTCGCCATGTTTGGGTGAACACGACGGAACCGACTGTAGCGCGGGAGCGCTCTCAGCGACAGTATTTTTTGGGGCGCTTGTCCCACTTGGCGCGTGCGCAGGCGCGACGTGAGCGGTCTGGCGTCGACCGGACGCGATCAGCGATCGGTGATGAGCAGCATGTTGCGATCCGGGTCGCGTGTCGTGAAGAACCGGCATTGATCGGGGTCTCCCGAAATCCCCGAGACGTCCATCCCCGCCGCGCGAAGCGACTCCCGTGTGCCATCGAGGTTGGACACCAGAAAGTTGCACGTGGCCCACTCGAGGCCCGGACGCTGGGCGATCCCGCTTGCCGGCCCGAGCAGAGTGATGGCCGTGCCGTCGTCGCCCCCGAGCACGGCACTCGCTTCGCCCGTCTCCCGGATCGTCAAGGCGAAGGTGTCGCGATACCAGGCTGCGGAGCTCTTCGGGTCCTCGACGGGGATGAATGCGGTGGTGATCCGTGGCATGGGTCAACCGTAGAGCGGGCGAGGCGAGGGATGGAGAAGAACACTCCACCGGTGCCTGTCACGCGCTCCATATGTCGATCCCCGTTGTCTCGGCTTCGCGGCGGTGAGAAGTGTGACTCACCTTCGGACTCATACGGGGCCAGAGTGCGCCCGCCTGTCAGAGCGCCCGCGAGAACGCCACCCGGTGCTCGCCCGGCCCGTCGTAGTCGCGCCAGGCGCGCACGCCGTCGTAGTCGGTGTCGCCGGATGCCTCGAAGCCGAGCGCCGCGTGGAACGCCTGGGAGCGGCGGTTCGGCACTCCGGTGATCGCGTCGACGCGGTGGCATCCGGCGGCACGGGCCTCGGCGAAGAATGTCTCGTAGAGGGTGCGGGCGAGGCCGAGGTGGCGGAGGTCGGGGCGCACGCCGACGAAATGGATGTACGCGACGTCCGGTTGGGCGTGGGAATGGAAGCCGATGAGGAAGGCGGCCAGGCCGTCGGCGTCTTCGGCGAGGAAGCTCGTGTCGCTGAAATGCTGGAAGAACAGCGGCGGCAGCAGCAGGTGGAGCGAGGTGGCGGGCATGCCCCACCAGTCCGGGATCGCGGCGACGACGGCCGGTTGGTCGGCGACGCGAGGGCGACGCACCACGAGGCCACGCGGCAGAGCGGCATCGGCCGGGAGCTCGATCGGCGGCTGCAGCATCCGTGGTTCAAAGGCCATGGTCGATTGTCGCAACCCGGCTTGAGACCGTCACTTCCGCGAGCGGCCGACCGGCTCGGGCGGTCGCGCAGCAGGAACCTCTGCCGGCTCGGGACTCGGCACCCTTCGGCGCGACAGGGCGACGCCGACGAGGGCGATCACGCCGCCCACGATCGCGAGGAGGGCCGGAACCTCGGCGAACAGGATGAGGCTGAGCACGATCGTCACCGGCGGGACGATGTAGGTCGAGACGCCGAGCTGGCCCGCGGGCATCCGTGACAGGGCATAGGACCACGTCGTGTAGCCGAGCGCCGTGGGAATCGCGCCGAGCCAGATCATGCCGATCAGCCCTTCGACCGGGGCGGACTGGATGCCCGCGATGAACTCACCGGCGAACGGCAGGCAGACGACCATTCCGATCACGCAGCCGAGCCAGACCACTTGCGCACTGGGAAGCCTCGCGAGCACGGGCTTCTGGAACAGCACGCCGGCGGCGTAGGTGAGGGCGGCGAGCAGCGCCCAGAACACGCCGATGCCGGCGCCGAGCACCGAACCGCCCGTGCCGACGCCGATGAGCACGACACCGAGGAACGCGACCGCCGTGCCGATCAGGAGCCACCTCGGAAGGCCCTCGCCGAGGAAGATCCCGGCGCCGAGGGCGATCAGGATCGGGCCGATGTTGACGATCATCGCGGTCGTGCCGGCGTCGAGCGTCTGCTCGGCGAGGTTGAGCAGAATGCTGTAGCCGCCGAACCACAGGCCGCCGAAACCCAACAGGAGCAACCACTCGCGACGCGTCGGCGCGATCCACTTGTGCCGCAGCAGCAACGGGGCCAGCAGGATGGAGCCGACGATGAGCCGTCCGAGCGCGAGCCCGCCGGCGGTGAAGTGGGGCGCGGTGCTCCGAACGACGATGAACGCGCTCGCCCACGCCAGGATCGTCACGCCGATGGCGATGTAGACGAGTGGGGTCACGGTCTTCGTTCGTTGCGCAGTGCTCACAGACTGAAGCTAGTTGGGTGCGCGGGCGCCGCCGCGACGCCGCCGGCGATCTGGCAGAGGATCGCGGATCGACGTCGGAAAGCAGTCGGTCGGTCACGGCCCAGTCCATGCAGATCGTGCTGGAGCAGCGCTCGCACGGAGACCCTCAGCCCGATACGAGACAATGTCACGCGTGATCCTCTCCCCGCAGCATCCGCTCTCCGCCGGCCTCACGTCTGACTCGCGCCTCGTGCGCGCATATAGGGGAGAGCGTTCGGACACGACGCCCGTGTGGTTCATGCGGCAGGCCGGGCGGTCGCTGCCCGAGTATCGCGACCTGCGCGTCGGCACGCGCATGCTCGACGCGTGCCTCGACCCCGAGATGGCGAGCGAGATCACGCTGCAGCCCGTGCGTCGGCACAAGGTCGACGCGGGCATCTTCTTCAGCGACATCGTCGTGCCGTTGAAGCTCGTGGGCGTCGATGTCGAGATCCAGCCGGGGCGCGGGCCCGTGTTCGGTAGGGGATACGCGGATGCCGCGGGGGTCGCGGAGTTGACGAGCGTTGATCCTGCTCGGCTTGATGATGCATCGGGGCCGATTTCGGAGGCGGTCGAACGCACGATCGCCGAGCTCAACATCACCGACAACGGATCCGCCACCGCCACGCCGCTCATCGGGTTCGCCGGGGCGCCGTTCACGCTCGCGGCGTACCTCGCCGAGGGCGGCCCGTCGAAAGACCACCTCGCCGCCCGCACGCTCATGCACGCCGACGCGGGCGCCTGGCGCGCGCTCATGGACTGGACGGCCGAACTCAGCGGACGCTTCCTGCGTGCACAGGTGCTCGCCGGGGCATCCGCCGCCCAGCTCTTCGACTCGTGGGCCGGCGCCCTCTCGCTCGAGGACTACGAGCGCCACGTCGCGCCCGCCTCGGCGAAGGCGCTCAGCTTCGTGCACGACCTCGAGTACGAGGCGACGGATGCCGCGGGCACGGCCGTGACCCGCCACGTGCCGGTGGTGCACTTCGGCGTCGGCACCGGCGAACTGCTCGGCGCGATGGAGGGCGTCGGCGTCGACACCGTCGGCGTGGACTACCGCGTGCCGCTCGACGTCGCCGCCCAGCGCGTCGGCGCGGGCGTTCCCCTGCAGGGCAACCTCGACCCCGCACTGCTCGCCGCGCCCTGGCCCGTGCTCGAGGGCGCCGTGAGCGAGGTGCTGCGCCGCGGGCAGGTCGCTCCGGCCCACGTCTTCAACCTCGGCCACGGCGTGCCGCCCGAGACCGATCCCACCGTGCTCACCCGGGTGGTCGAGCTCGTGCACGAGGCAGGCGCATGAGCGACGAGCCGAACGTGTCGCTCGGGTCCGACGACGACCTCGAGACCATCAGCCTCGAAGCCGACGTCGTCGTGGTCGGCGGCGGCGTCGCGGGCCTCGTGGCGGCACTCGAGTGCGCCAAGGTCGGCTTGCGCGTCACGGTCCTCGAACGGCGCGAGGAGGTCGGCGGATGCGTCGGCCGCGTCGAGCTCGACGGACTCTCGCTCGACAGCGGCGCCGAGTCCTTCGCGACCCGCGGCGGCTCGGTCGAGGAGCTCCTCGGCTCGCTCGGCCTCGCGGGCGACATCGAGCGACCGAACCCGGCTGGCGCGTGGCTCGCCATGCCCGGCTCGAGCGGCGCTCTCACGACAGCGCCATTGCCGCGCACGGGCGTGCTCGGCATCCCCGCGAACCCGCTCGGCGACGACGTGCGGCGCATCATCGGCTGGGGCGGCGCGATCCGCGCGTATGCCGACCGGATCATGCCCATCGTGCGCATCGGCCGCGCCCACAGCCTCGGACAGCTCGTGCGATCACGCATGGGGCAGGCCGTGCTCGACCGGCTCGTGACCCCGATCTCGGCCGGCGTGTACTCGGCCGATCCCGACGACCTCGACCTGGACGTCGTGGCTCCCGGACTCAACGAGGCGATGACCCGCGCCGGCTCGCTCTCGGGCGGCGTCGGCGAGCTCGTCGAGGCGCGCAAGGCCGGCAGTGCCGTGCTGGGCCTTCGCGGCGGCATGCACCGTCTCGTCGACGCGTTGCGGCGCGAGCTCGAGCGGTTCGGCGTGACGGTCGTCACCTTCGCCGAGGTGAACGGACTCGAGCGATCGCACACCGAAGCCCCGGAATGGCGCGTCACCGCGACGACTCCCGTGGCCGAGCTCCTGGTCGACGCCCGCTATGTCGTGCTCGCCGCCCCGGCGCAGACCTCGCGCCGCCTGCTCGGCGACGCCGTCGAGGGATGGGCGGATGCCTCGAGCTGGCCGGCCGCGGCATCCGTCGAACTCGTGACCCTCGTGCTCGAGGCACCCGCGCTCGACGCCGCACCGCGCGGAACCGGCGTGCTCGTGGCATCCGGAACCCCCGGCGTGAGCGCGAAGGCACTCACCCACGCGACCGCGAAATGGTCGTGGCTCGCCGAGGCCGCGGGCGGTCGCCACGTCGTGCGCCTTTCGTACGGGCGGGCAGGCGAACCCAACCCGCTCGATGGCCTGAGCGACGACGAGGTCGCGCGGCTCGCGCTCGCCGACGCTGCGGCGCTGCTCGGCGTTCCGCTCGACAAGACCATGCTGAGGGCCTCGGCGCGCACCGCGTGGCGCGACGCGCTCTCGCACGCGGCGCTCGGCCAGCGCGATCGGGTGCGCGCACTCGACGAAGCGCTCGCCGCGGAACCGGGCATCGAGGCGACCGGCTCGTGGGTCTCGGGCACGGGCCTGGCGTCGGTGATTCCGCACGCGCTCGCGGCTGCACGACGCATCCGGCACGACGTCGTGCACCCCGGCGACATCGCATAGCCCGAGGGGAATATTGCGGCGCAACCCCCTTGCGCGCCGCGGCGCGGGGTCTACTCTGGTTAGACGCCTACATGGAATGGGGTTTCACATGAAGGGCAAGATCCTCTTCGCCGTCGGGTTGGGAGTCGGCTACGTGCTCGGCACGCGAGCGGGCCGAGAACGCTATGAGCAGATCCGCAAGGGCGCGGAGAAGATCTGGAACACGCCCGCCGTGCAGGAGGGCGTCGACACCGCGAAAGAATTCGCCGCGTCACGGGTGGGAGACCTCAGCGACGTCGTGCTCGACAACGTGAAGTCGTTCGTCCGCACCGTCACGAAGGGCGAGAGCGGGGCGAAGTCGTCGACCGCGAAGCCGAAGTCGTCGGCCGGCGGCAAGACGGAGTCCTCCGGGCCCACGAGAGTCGGCGACGAGCCGACGGGCGGTCCGGGCGCCACGGGCGAGAAGGCCAAGCCCAAGATCGTGAAACCCGCCACGAAGCCGCGCGGGTCGACCGCGGCATCCGACTCCTGATCGCGCGGAAGGTGACCACGCGATGGCTGCACCAGTGAACGACGAGCGCTCACTGCTCACCCTCATCGGTGAGCTCCCCGAGCGGTTCTCGACCCTCATTCGCGCCGAGATCGACCAGATCAAGGCCGAACTCGGCTACAAGGCGAAGCACTTCGGCATCGGCGCCGGGCTGATCGTGATCGCCGGATTCGTCGGCATCTTCCTGCTCGGCACGCTCATCGCCACGGGCATCCTCGCGCTCTCGCTCGTGTTGCCCGGCTGGGCGGCCGCGCTCATCGTCTCGGGCGTGCTGCTGCTCATCGTGCTGATCCTGCTCGGCATCGCCTGGCTGAGCTTCAAGCGCGGCAGCGAACCGCTCGAGACCATCGAGAGCGTGCGCCAAGACCTCGACGCAGTGAAGGGAGTCGGCGACTATGACCGCTACTGACCGGCCCCGGCTGAACAAGAAGACCGAACGAAACCTCACCCGCATCCAGGCGCACGACAACGCCGCGGCCGCGAGAGCCGATCTCGTCTCGACGCTCAGCGCGCTCGAAGACAAGCTCAACGTGCCGAAGCAGTTCAAGATCAAGACGGCCGAGGCCAAGGTGCGCCTGCGCAGGTTCGCCGACGAGCAGCCGGTCGTCGCGATCGGCGTCGCCGTGGCGGCGGTCGCTGCCGTCGGGGTGACGGTCTGGCTCGTCGTGCGTGCGAACCTCGACCGGTAGCAGCGAGCGGGCGGATGCTGCGATGCCCACGAGTGCCGCAGCCCCCGCGCACGCCGCGGTCGCCCAGACCGCCGTCGACCGGGTCGCCGCCGCCGTTCGCGCCGACATCCTGAGCGGCGCGCTCGCGCCCGGCTCTCCCTTGCGCGAGGAATCCGCCGCCGAGCACTACGCGGTGTCCCGGCACACCGTGCGAGCCGCATTCCAGCGCCTCGTCGCCGAGCGGCTCGCGGTCGCCGAGGCCTACCGCGGAGTGCGGGTGACGAGCTTCGATCGCGACCAGGTGATCGCGCTGCAGCAGCTGCGCGCGGCGCTCGAGGTCGAGGCGGTGCGCATCGCGGGGGATCGCTTCGGCTTCGGCGAGGAGTGGCCCGAGTCGGTGCTCGCGCCCGCGCGCGACGCGCTCGACCGCCTCGACGCGGTACGCGAACGGGAGGCGCAAGGCGAGGCCGTCGACTGGCTCGAGGTGGAGCGCATCCACGCCGATTTCCACCGGGCGCTCGTCGCGGCATCCGCGAGCCCTCGCATCATCGAGACGCATACGGCACTCGGCAGCGAACTGCTGCTGTTCCTGTTGCACGTGCGCCCGCACTACACGCTCGGGAGCCTCATCGCCGAGCATCGCGCCCTGCTCGACGAGCTGCCCGCTCGCGGCCCGTCGGCGCTGCGCGAACACCTCGAGCACTCAACGCGATTGCTCGTCGGAGGCTGATCGCGGCATCCGACCGCGGCACAGGGAAGGAACGCTCATGTCCGATGAATCGACGGTGGGAAGCGAGGAGATCGAGGGCGCCGCCACCACGCAGTTCGCCGACCGCGTGTTCGGGTCGGTGCTCGGCGCGTTCGAGATACTCAGCATCAACCTCGGCGACCGGCTCGGCTGGTACCGCGCGCTCGCCGAGTACGGGCCGCTGAGTTCGAGCGAGCTCGCCCGGAGAACGGGGACCGACGAGCGGTACGCGCGGGAGTGGCTCGAACAGCAAGCGGTGAGCGGCATCCTCACCGTCGACGAGACCGAGGCGGACCTCGCGGAGGTCGCGGCATCCGACCGCCATTTCGCACTGCCGGCCGCCCACGCGGAGGTGCTGACCGACGAGACATCGCTCGACTACCTCGCGCCCGTCGCCCGCATGATCGCCGCCTCCGCAGTTCAACTCCCGCAGCTCGCCGGCGCGTACCGCACCGGCGGCGGCGTCTCATGGCAGCAACTCGGCGACGACGCCCACGAGTCACAGGGCGACATCAACCGGCCGTGGTTCGAGCAGCGGCTCGCACCTGCGCTCGCATCGGTCGACTCCCTGCACCAGGTGCTGTCACGGCCCGGCGCCCGAATAGCGGATGTCGGCTGCGGCCACGGTTGGTCGACACTCGCCCTTGCTCGGGCCTACCCCGACGCGCGCGTCGAGGGCTTCGACGTCGACGCGCCGTCGATCGAGGCTGCGCGCCGGCACGCCGCGGAAGCGGGGCTCGGCGAGCATGTCAGGTTCCATGTCGTCGGCGGTGAGGAGCTGTCCGCGGAGGGCCGCTTCGACGCCGCGTTCGTGTTCGAGGCGCTGCACGACATGCCGTATCCCGTCGACGTGCTCGCGGCGATCCGGAGGGCGGCGCGCGACGACGGCGAGGTCGTCATCATGGACGAGGCCGTCGCCGAGCGGTTCGCGCCCGACGGCGACGAGGTCGAGCGGCTCATGTACGGCTACAGCATCCTCGTCTGCCTGCCCGACAGCCTCTCGAGCCCGGGGTCGGTCGGCACCGGCACGGTCATGCGCCAGTCGACGCTCGAGCGCTATGCGCAAGAGGCGGGCTTCACGGGCATCGAGGAGCTGCCGATCGAGGGCTTCGCGTCGTTCCGCTTCACGCGGCTCGTGCGCTGACGCCGGCCGGCGGCATCCGTCATCCGTCTGCGGCACCGTCTGCATCGATGCGTCTGCGTAGCGCTTTTGGCGGTACAGCGGGGAAGGGGGAGGATAGGAGCATGTCTTCCCCCGCTGCCGAAGCGGCAGCCGACGCGCTCCAAACCGATTCCGACGCCGAGCAGATTCTCGAGGGCTACACGGTTTTCGCCGTGCTCCGTCGAGACCCCGAGCGACCCGACGACCTCGACGGACACGACGTGCCGCGCTTCGTCGACGAGATCGACGGCGTGATCTCGCTCGTCGAGAACGAGGGCATCACCCTGCGCGGCATCTACGACGTGTCGGGCCTCCGCTCCGACGCCGACGTGATGCTCTGGCTGCACGGCCCGACGGCCGAAGGGCTGCAGTGGGCGCTCCGCGAGCTGCGTCGCGCCCGGCTCCTGCGCTCGCTACTCCCCACGTGGAACGCCATGGGCGTGCACCGCGACGCCGAGTTCAACAAGGCGCACGTGCCCGGGTTCCTGCGCGGTGTCGAGCCGAAGGGTTGGCTCACCGTCTACCCGTTCGTGCGCAGCTACGACTGGTACCTCCTCCCGCCCGACGAGCGCAGCCGTATGCTCGCCGAGCACGGCCGCAAGGGCGCCGCCTTCCGCGGGGTCGTCGCCAACACCGTCGCGTCGTTCGCGCTCGGCGACTACGAGTGGCTGCTGCCGCTCGAGGCCGACGAGCTCACCGACCTCGTCGACCTCATGCGCGACCTGCGCGCCACCGACGCACGCATGCACGTGCGCGAAGAGGTGCCGTTCTTCACCGGCCGCCGCATCTCGACGGCCGAGCTCGTGGAGGTGCTGCAGTAGTGACGCACTACGACGCGATCCTCCTGTCGAGCTTCGGCGGCCCCGAGGGCCAAGACGACGTGATCCCGTTCCTCCGCAACGTCACGGCCGGTCGCGGCATCCCCGACGAGCGACTTGAAGAGGTCGCGCACCACTACCGCCACTTCGGCGGCGTGAGCCCGATCAACGAACAGAACCGGCAGCTGAAGGCGGCGCTCGAAGCCGAGCTCGCCGCGCGCGACATCGACCTGCCCGTGTACTGGGGCAACCGCAACTGGGCGCCGTACTTCCGCGACGTCGTCGCCGAGGCCGAGGCGAACGGCCACACCGAGCTGCTCGGCCTCGTCACGAGCGCCTACACCTCGTATTCGGGCGTGGGGCAGTACCGCGAAGACTTCGAGAAGGCCACCGCAGGCACGCGCGTCTCGATCGATCGCATCCGTGAGTTCTTCGATCACCCCGGGTTCGTGCAGCCCTTCGTCGAGGGGGTGACGGATGCCGCCGCCTCCCTCGTCGCGGCGGGCGTCGCGCCCGATCGCATCCACGTGCTCTATGTCACGCACTCCATCCCGACCGCCGCAGCCGTGGCATCGGGTCCCGAGTTCGGCGATGGCGGCGCGTATGTGGCGCAGCACCTCGCCGTGGCATCCGTCATCAGTGAGGCCGCCGCGCCCGACGCACCGTGGTCGCTCGCCTACCAGTCGCGATCGGGCGACCCGCGCACCCCGTGGCTCGAACCCGACATCAACGACGCGATCGGCGAGCTCGCCGTGGGCGGGCGCGCCGACGCCGTCGTGATCGTGCCGTTCGGGTTCGTGAGCGACCACATGGAGGTCATGTGGGACCTCGACAACGAAGCGGTCGCGACGGCCGGCGAGCACCGCCTCGAAGTGCGCCGCGTGCCCACGCCCGGCGTGCACCCGGCGTTCGTGCGCGGCCTCGTCGACCTCGTGCTCGAACGCGTCAACGACGTGCCGACCGAAGAGCGGCCGCACCTCACGAGCCTCGGCCCGTGGCCCGATCATGCGCGCGTCGCGAGCGGGGCGGTCGTTTCGTCCGACCCCGCGGTGCCGGCAGTGGAGGCGAC
The Agromyces albus DNA segment above includes these coding regions:
- a CDS encoding ferrochelatase; this translates as MTHYDAILLSSFGGPEGQDDVIPFLRNVTAGRGIPDERLEEVAHHYRHFGGVSPINEQNRQLKAALEAELAARDIDLPVYWGNRNWAPYFRDVVAEAEANGHTELLGLVTSAYTSYSGVGQYREDFEKATAGTRVSIDRIREFFDHPGFVQPFVEGVTDAAASLVAAGVAPDRIHVLYVTHSIPTAAAVASGPEFGDGGAYVAQHLAVASVISEAAAPDAPWSLAYQSRSGDPRTPWLEPDINDAIGELAVGGRADAVVIVPFGFVSDHMEVMWDLDNEAVATAGEHRLEVRRVPTPGVHPAFVRGLVDLVLERVNDVPTEERPHLTSLGPWPDHARVASGAVVSSDPAVPAVEATTR